In Anseongella ginsenosidimutans, one genomic interval encodes:
- a CDS encoding HIT family protein, producing MASIFSKIITGEIPAWKVAEDENYLAFLDISPLAAGHTLVIPKKEIDYLFDIEDDLYTGLQLFAKKVAKAVGKAVPCKRVGVAVVGLEVPHAHIHLIPINKVSDIDFSRPKLKLGDEEMKTICEKIRAEL from the coding sequence ATGGCGAGTATCTTTTCAAAAATAATTACGGGAGAGATCCCGGCCTGGAAAGTGGCCGAAGATGAAAACTACCTGGCCTTCCTGGACATCTCACCCCTGGCCGCCGGGCACACCCTGGTGATTCCCAAAAAGGAGATTGATTACCTTTTCGATATAGAAGATGACCTTTATACCGGCTTGCAGCTTTTTGCAAAGAAAGTAGCTAAAGCGGTTGGGAAGGCGGTTCCCTGCAAACGCGTGGGAGTAGCTGTCGTGGGGCTGGAAGTTCCCCATGCACATATTCATCTGATCCCGATCAACAAGGTGAGCGATATAGATTTTTCACGCCCGAAACTAAAACTGGGCGATGAGGAGATGAAGACGATCTGTGAAAAAATAAGGGCGGAGTTATAG
- a CDS encoding alpha-N-acetylglucosaminidase: protein MDFKQAAEALLRRIVPSAAARFRVGIIDAENGKDVFEIANEKEYILLRGNNAVSVASALNWYLKYYCHCQVSWNSDNLDLPAVLPPAEPGIRKVSPFRYRACFNYCTFSYSMPWWDWERWEREIDWMALHGVNLPLALTGLEAVWQGTLEKLGLSPEEISSFLAGPAFLSWQWLSNLEGWGGPLPQTWVNSHLELGRKILERERELGMTPIKQGFSGYVPLAVADHYPEARIYKRSWFNIGAGTAQLDPLDPLFETAGRIFLEEQDRLLGRDHFYAVDPFHEGVLPSKDPEYQERVGQGIFNVTRSLDRDAIIAMQTWSLHTGVLKGIPVDRSLMLGLTGSNWKKYEGFGGRPWVAGILHNYGGRVYMGGNLPHYAGNALSLLDNPGAGNLQGTGIFPEGIEHNPIVYELATEIAWHDHPPDLEQWVQEYARARYGSLPVEAAAAWNLLLKTVYGQKKVKIPSMESPVCARPALTMLRASMNGEMERDYPLPHLWEAWGLLLRCRELHGKETYQYDLVDTGRQCLADLALPLHKKITAAYEAADATALAGAGKQFIALLDDLDQLLGTRSEFLLGRWIADARSWGLNEEERALFEENARTLLTVWGPPHPGGLFFDYANRQWAGLVGGFYKIRWQKFIHFLLQQPAEPKYRYREKRSLKSFGRPGNDENAFYKSLSAWEHAWCRQTGSYPSSPTGNPEEISAALFEKWMPVASGLPGL, encoded by the coding sequence ATCGATTTTAAACAAGCTGCTGAAGCTTTGCTTCGGCGTATTGTTCCCTCCGCGGCGGCCCGTTTCAGGGTCGGGATCATTGATGCGGAGAATGGTAAAGATGTTTTTGAGATAGCGAATGAAAAGGAATATATCCTTTTACGGGGGAATAACGCCGTTTCGGTTGCTTCGGCCCTGAACTGGTACCTGAAATATTACTGTCATTGCCAGGTTTCCTGGAACAGTGACAATCTCGATCTTCCCGCGGTGCTTCCTCCTGCGGAACCGGGGATCCGGAAGGTAAGCCCTTTTCGCTACCGCGCCTGCTTCAATTACTGCACCTTCAGCTATTCCATGCCCTGGTGGGATTGGGAACGCTGGGAGCGGGAGATTGACTGGATGGCATTGCACGGAGTGAACCTGCCTTTGGCGCTAACCGGACTGGAAGCGGTCTGGCAGGGTACGCTGGAAAAGCTGGGCCTGTCCCCGGAAGAAATAAGCTCATTTCTTGCCGGTCCCGCTTTCCTGTCCTGGCAATGGCTGAGCAACCTCGAAGGCTGGGGCGGCCCGCTGCCCCAAACCTGGGTAAACAGCCACCTGGAATTAGGCCGGAAGATCCTTGAACGCGAACGGGAACTGGGAATGACGCCAATCAAGCAAGGCTTCAGCGGCTATGTCCCACTGGCCGTAGCAGATCATTACCCCGAGGCCAGGATCTATAAGCGGTCCTGGTTCAATATCGGCGCCGGCACAGCTCAGCTGGATCCCCTGGACCCTCTTTTTGAAACGGCGGGACGGATTTTCCTCGAGGAACAGGACCGGCTGCTGGGAAGGGATCACTTTTATGCAGTAGACCCTTTTCACGAAGGAGTGCTTCCTTCAAAAGACCCGGAATACCAGGAACGGGTAGGCCAGGGTATATTTAACGTGACCCGTTCCCTGGACCGTGATGCAATCATCGCGATGCAAACCTGGTCGCTTCATACCGGCGTATTAAAAGGCATTCCGGTTGATCGGTCGCTGATGTTGGGGCTTACGGGAAGTAACTGGAAAAAGTACGAGGGTTTTGGGGGCCGGCCCTGGGTGGCCGGTATCCTGCATAATTATGGCGGACGGGTTTACATGGGGGGTAATCTTCCACATTATGCCGGTAATGCCCTTTCTTTGCTCGATAATCCCGGGGCCGGCAACCTGCAGGGAACCGGGATCTTCCCGGAAGGGATCGAACATAATCCCATCGTGTATGAACTCGCCACGGAAATAGCCTGGCACGACCATCCCCCGGACCTGGAACAGTGGGTGCAGGAATATGCGCGCGCACGCTACGGAAGCCTTCCCGTGGAGGCCGCCGCCGCCTGGAACCTGCTGCTGAAAACCGTATACGGGCAAAAAAAGGTGAAAATACCTTCTATGGAAAGCCCCGTCTGCGCCCGCCCGGCATTAACTATGCTGAGAGCGTCCATGAATGGGGAAATGGAGCGGGACTACCCGCTGCCGCATTTGTGGGAGGCCTGGGGCCTGCTGCTCCGCTGCCGGGAACTGCATGGAAAGGAAACCTACCAGTATGACCTGGTGGATACAGGCCGGCAATGCCTGGCTGATCTTGCGCTGCCGCTGCACAAAAAGATCACAGCCGCCTATGAAGCCGCTGACGCTACGGCGCTGGCCGGGGCAGGAAAACAATTTATAGCTCTCCTTGACGACCTGGACCAGCTGCTGGGCACCCGTTCTGAGTTCCTGCTGGGCAGATGGATCGCTGACGCGAGAAGCTGGGGACTAAATGAAGAAGAAAGGGCGCTTTTCGAGGAAAACGCCCGCACCCTGCTCACCGTTTGGGGCCCTCCCCACCCCGGCGGCCTGTTTTTTGATTACGCCAACCGCCAATGGGCCGGCCTGGTGGGGGGATTTTACAAAATACGCTGGCAAAAATTCATTCACTTTCTGCTGCAGCAACCGGCTGAACCTAAATACCGGTACCGTGAAAAAAGAAGCCTCAAATCGTTCGGCCGCCCGGGCAATGATGAGAATGCCTTCTACAAAAGCTTATCCGCATGGGAACATGCCTGGTGCAGGCAAACCGGAAGTTATCCATCCAGCCCTACGGGCAATCCCGAAGAAATATCCGCAGCCTTATTTGAAAAGTGGATGCCGGTCG